Genomic DNA from Alkalihalobacterium alkalinitrilicum:
AAGGAACGTCGCTCGCTTCAGTCATTACAGTACAGGAATTACTATATAGTTCAAGACTCGTAGCTGGTCGAACATTTGATAGTATGACAATGTACATAACCGCAGCACTCATTTATTGGGTGGTATGTATAGTAATTGGTCATTTCCAAGAACGGTTAGAAAAACGGTATAATCGATATTTAAGTCGACGGTAAATGAGGTGAGACTATGATAGAGGTAATAAATCTAAAGAAAAAGTTTGATGATGTTACTGTACTCGAATCGATTGATTTTTCAGTAAAAAAAGGTGAAGTCGTCTGTTTGATAGGTCCGTCTGGATCAGGGAAGACGACATTGCTAAGGTGCTTAAACTTGCTTGAAACTCCAAATGGGGGATCTATTACGATTGGTAATAAAACGGTACCTTTTGATGGAAAACCTCCACGTAAAAAAGATACACTAGAACTTCGAAACTATTCAGGGATGGTGTTTCAGGGATTTCATCTTTTTCCACATAAAACCGTCATGGAGAACATCATTGAAGCTCCATTAACGGTAAAGAAAAGGAAGAAAAGTGAATTAATTAAAGAAGGGGAAATATTGCTTCAAAAGGTTGGGATGTATGAGCATCAGAATAAATACCCTGATTCACTATCAGGTGGGCAACAACAACGTGCAGCGATTGCTCGTGCGCTCATGATGGAACCAGAAGTCATGTTGTTTGATGAGCCGACATCTGCACTCGATCCACAACTTGTCGGTGAAGTTCTAGGTGTAATAGAAGACCTTGCGAAAGAAGGTCAAACGATGGTCATTGTAACCCATGAAATGAACTTTGCCCGCCGAGTTGCAGACAAAGTGTTATTCATGGATGGCGGTTATATTGTTGAAGAAGGACCACCTAAACAAATCCTTGAGAATCCTAAAGAAAAACGGACGAAGCAATTTTTACAAAAGTTAGATGAGTAAGCTTATATTCAAAATAATTAAACTGGACATTAAAACTAATATAAGAACCGCGGGCCTTAGGGGAAATCTCTAAGCCTTTTTCTTCTTTGGAGAAAAGTATAGACAATGTATTCTGTTGATGGGGTTCCGTTTAAATATAAATCGTCATTACCTTTTTAGAAAACCGTCTAATACATAACGTAAAAATGTTGATGACTCCTCGACAATGTCAACTTCATCCTTATATAACCCCCAATCGTAAATTAACCCTCTTATGGCACGTGCCATACATTTTGTCATATATTCCGCTGTTAAATCTGTTCTGAATTCTCCTGCATCAATTCCTTTTTGGAAGGAGCTTGTTAAAACCTGATATAAAGTTCGTTTTGGGTTTGTAAAAGTGCTCGTCCTCACGGGATTAAGTTCGTTTATATAGATGACTCTTAGCATATCTAGCCCAATTTCATCACGCATAAAGGTCATTAATGCTTTAAAAAATTCAAGTAATTGATTGTAGGCTGAAAGAGTTTGATCACGTGAAGTGAAGTACTCTTCATAAAAAGCATCCATTTCCTTAAATTTCTCTAAAAAGACTTCATGCTTTGATTTAAAATGTGTGTAAAATGCTCCTTTCGATGAAGAAGCTTTGGCTACGATTTCGTCTACTGAGACGTTGTCAAAGCCTTTTTCTGCAAATAGGAACAAAGCAGTATTTAATAGTTTCTTTTTCGTTTCTTGCCCTTTTTTTTGGCGCAAATTCAAAGTAATCCCTCTTTCTTTGAGAAAAAATATTCTGAAAATATTGACATGGAGACTGCAGTCTGTTTTAATCTTCTTAGAGACTATAGTCTGTTGTTGTTATTTTACT
This window encodes:
- a CDS encoding amino acid ABC transporter ATP-binding protein → MIEVINLKKKFDDVTVLESIDFSVKKGEVVCLIGPSGSGKTTLLRCLNLLETPNGGSITIGNKTVPFDGKPPRKKDTLELRNYSGMVFQGFHLFPHKTVMENIIEAPLTVKKRKKSELIKEGEILLQKVGMYEHQNKYPDSLSGGQQQRAAIARALMMEPEVMLFDEPTSALDPQLVGEVLGVIEDLAKEGQTMVIVTHEMNFARRVADKVLFMDGGYIVEEGPPKQILENPKEKRTKQFLQKLDE
- a CDS encoding TetR/AcrR family transcriptional regulator, which produces MNLRQKKGQETKKKLLNTALFLFAEKGFDNVSVDEIVAKASSSKGAFYTHFKSKHEVFLEKFKEMDAFYEEYFTSRDQTLSAYNQLLEFFKALMTFMRDEIGLDMLRVIYINELNPVRTSTFTNPKRTLYQVLTSSFQKGIDAGEFRTDLTAEYMTKCMARAIRGLIYDWGLYKDEVDIVEESSTFLRYVLDGFLKR